GACCGTCAAAGCGCCCGACGAGTTCACCAAACTGGCGATCAGCAAATATGTGAAAGATCACACGCGGCCGCTCTTGGGCCAGGAATTGACTTATCTGGAGGCACATCCAACTATGGTGAAGGGGCTGATCGATGGACGGGTCGTGTCTTTGCAAAATCAGCCGTATTCCCTGCGCGTCGAGTTGGTTGTGATCGGCGAAACGCTTTCGATATGGGTAGAGGGAATCAAGCAACCGGCGAGCTCTTGATCCCCTCTTTCGTGTCCTCTGTTTCGTCATCCCATTCGTCCGCCTGATCCCAATCCAAATCCGGATCATGCTGCACATACCCGATACTGACCACACTTGTGCCTTGCAGGGAACCGATTTTCAACACCTGGATGTTGTAGGTCACATTCACGGATGCAAATCCTCCAGATAGCGCAGCCTCCGCTCAAATGACGCAGCCAACTCTTCCAGCGACTGCAACCGTTGTTCGACCGACTCCCACCGTTGTTCCCAGGTAAGCAGTTTGTCTGTCACCTCCTGCATGCTCCGCTCCAGATCCTGAATCCGCAGTTTGGTCGGCCGCTTCGCTTCTCCTTGCACTTCGTCGCCAGTTGCCTGAATTCGTTTATCCATTTCGTTTCCCATATGAACCCCCAAATCCAAAATTCCGTTTTGAATGCTGTCAACCGTCAGATTTTCGATATGGTATTCGATCGTTCCAAACCGCGGCTGCTCCCGCAGTTGTTTCAGTTCTTCCTCAATCTGACGGAGCCGTTCCTTCAGTTCCAGGATTTCGTTATGCCACGGCAGATAGATAACGATCCCCTCCCGCTATTCAAAATCGATGGGAATCGGGCTGCCACCGGTTTCCCCTCTCGGTCCGGCATCCTTGATCATGTGCACCTCGAGCAGTCCCTGCCGATAAAACGCCCGCACCTTGCGCGGCAGCACGCGAACCGGCAGCGTAATTTCCCGTTCGAACGAGCGCGGTCTTTCCGACAGGATGAACTGGTCATCCGGAATGCCGGAATACCGGACCCGGGGATTCCCTTTCACCACCAGCCGGTTGGGTTCGACGACCAGCTTGACATCGCTGCTTTTTTCCAGTCCCGGCACCTCCAAAACGGCGATCAGTTCACTGCGCGTCTGGTACAGATCGACTCGCGGATAGTCGCCGCCCGTCATCTGAAACAGATTCTGGAACGGATTGGCCGCATTGGAGTCCCCTTTGATGCCGGGAATTCCAGGGATGTTGGGAAGATGCATGTGGGAAGGCATCAAATTTTTCATAAAATCCTCGCCGAACATCTTCTGCAGCTGCTCCCCCATCTTCCCCAACTGGCGCAACGAATCGAACGGATTCTGATTCATTCCGCTCACCTCCTGTCATTACCGTATGCAGGCAACCACCCATTGGTGAAGATTACGGAGAAAAACGTGGAAGGCTGGTTGCAATGTGAAAAACTAAAAAAAGAGGCAGCGCACTGCCCCGTCCGTAGTCGTTTGCGTGGACGCTCACCTTTCGGCCTGTAAACCTTCTGATTACGCTACCAATAAAATCCAGGATTCCCGAACCCATACGGCCGATAAGGTACCCCTGGCCCGTATCCTGGCTGATACCCGAACCCATATCCGGGTGCGCCATACCCAAAACCGGATCCCGGCCCGTATCCCGGGGTT
Above is a window of Effusibacillus pohliae DSM 22757 DNA encoding:
- a CDS encoding Hsp20/alpha crystallin family protein, encoding MNQNPFDSLRQLGKMGEQLQKMFGEDFMKNLMPSHMHLPNIPGIPGIKGDSNAANPFQNLFQMTGGDYPRVDLYQTRSELIAVLEVPGLEKSSDVKLVVEPNRLVVKGNPRVRYSGIPDDQFILSERPRSFEREITLPVRVLPRKVRAFYRQGLLEVHMIKDAGPRGETGGSPIPIDFE
- a CDS encoding spore germination protein GerPC, whose product is MVIYLPWHNEILELKERLRQIEEELKQLREQPRFGTIEYHIENLTVDSIQNGILDLGVHMGNEMDKRIQATGDEVQGEAKRPTKLRIQDLERSMQEVTDKLLTWEQRWESVEQRLQSLEELAASFERRLRYLEDLHP